Proteins encoded by one window of Thermoanaerobaculia bacterium:
- a CDS encoding DNA-directed RNA polymerase subunit beta — translation EIGYRLDSDLKAGATPAHLRKRLREFYNDHESQEFIEKLSDSEVQKLAAKCRGGVHVASPVFDGAREEEIFALLKDANLPSSGKTTLYDGMTGEGFEQKVTVGYIYMLKLSHLVDDKIHARSIGPYSLITQQPLGGKAQFGGQRFGEMEVWALEAYGAAYTLQELLTVKSDDVEGRSKVYESIVKGEVPEDPGLPESFNVLVRELQSLCLDVELLKR, via the coding sequence GCGAGATCGGCTATCGGCTCGACTCCGATCTCAAGGCGGGCGCAACCCCGGCGCACCTTCGCAAGCGCCTGCGCGAGTTCTACAACGATCACGAGAGCCAGGAATTCATCGAGAAGCTCTCGGATTCCGAGGTTCAGAAGCTCGCTGCGAAGTGCCGCGGCGGAGTGCACGTGGCGTCGCCGGTGTTTGACGGCGCGCGCGAAGAGGAAATTTTTGCGCTGCTCAAGGACGCGAACCTGCCCTCTTCTGGGAAGACCACGCTCTACGACGGCATGACGGGAGAAGGGTTCGAACAGAAGGTCACCGTCGGCTACATCTACATGTTGAAACTCTCGCATCTGGTCGACGACAAGATCCATGCCCGCTCGATCGGGCCGTACTCGCTGATCACGCAGCAGCCGCTCGGCGGCAAGGCGCAGTTCGGCGGCCAGCGGTTCGGCGAGATGGAGGTCTGGGCTCTCGAGGCGTACGGCGCGGCCTACACCCTCCAGGAGCTGCTGACCGTGAAGTCCGACGATGTCGAAGGGCGCTCGAAGGTCTACGAGTCGATCGTCAAGGGCGAGGTCCCGGAGGATCCGGGCCTGCCCGAGTCCTTCAACGTGCTGGTGCGCGAGCTCCAGTCCCTGTGTCTCGACGTCGAGCTCCTGAAGCGATAA